The proteins below are encoded in one region of Alosa sapidissima isolate fAloSap1 chromosome 24, fAloSap1.pri, whole genome shotgun sequence:
- the LOC121700694 gene encoding uncharacterized protein LOC121700694 encodes MRALPRRRCSSPLLVFHCRRHAPRKTHFRDSPLVAVAIRRVTQAAPPVPSGIPPRVTRRLPGGKTEKRLRQDPSGTNQQNEGVGVNATSGIPPVSPLIMPWFLSAPWVPKFAGERQKFGEWQTQTRAMLRAQPLNAQQQVDFVFSTLDGDARREAALLSDADRRNGERVITALEKIFGDTASNAQRRGEFYKCRQAADERTSSFSLRLRECYAKWRAVDGEAHMDEDALLRDQFILGLRAGSVRQELQRLLRRDEQLTFPAAQREARALERELDGPSIETQVHAVRNQGGPSPARSERQSDLEELRESLRTELRSELTAQLKTLSSQIVEELRSQTPYGPTTVTPSATPRVHHAVPMGRAGPPCLPRLWRSRPCSTVLPQTTSTSGFLATPVTGERVTGVNETNDGPSSKPTLIGSQVTLFSESLFKNQLQDSVLNTVDKPGWLTLKAANGLQIPYIGYAILDFKVGGIRIPNKGVIIVNDQCLGSDRAVLGMNVITECWREVMQGIHPGVVAFQATVAPAAGTLWKKAFAVCRQVQQKGPTALGRGVAKLTRQSPVVIPPRTEMILWCQVSDTIPRTNCAVLIEPLTEEEAGWRAAHTLAEVHAGQVPLRFCNPNPFPVEVPQRRSLATVTQILPEDIAGHKDLVLTPGPSGEVEVGVSTILTNPSALPSVLGEQGVELDHEQRQRLHQLLSKWQPIFAQHDEDFGRTDAVKHQIPTGTAPPSRERYRPVPPTLYPELKSLLKNMLEGGVIRESSSPWAAPIVLIKKKCGSWRFCVDFRKLNSVTHKDAYPLPRIEESLTSLKGAQWYSTLDLASGYWQVEVDERDREKTAFTTPLGLFEFERMPFGLCNAPATFQRLMQRCLGEFLNESLLIYLDDVIIYSSSFDQHLQDLDRVFQRLQDHGLKLQPRKCRLFQKRVSYLGHIVSAEGVATDPEKTAVVQAWLAPQNVRQVRSFLGLVGYYRRYIPGFAKIAAPLHGLLHGTTTTFKTAPIQWTAECDRAFRRLKEALVSPPILAYADFTKPFRLYTDASLEGLGAVLAQIQDGTERVIAYASRSLHFRPFQTAVSPLWLPNKAHHGIPSTSCDQASLCTSYVRKEPKEGQIPSELSSAQHHYRLEAPRYRPLVFWRTQLPTGTERTIPDPSTQAEAPRPADMTTSSNQADGLGDHLGTVTPLQQGHQEDSYLPDQAEAQEIRRSQRSTQGTRPLRYQ; translated from the exons ATGAGGGCGCTGCCCAGACGCAGGTGCTCGTCTCCCCTGCTGGTGTTCCACTGTCGCCG GCACGCGCCACGGAAGACTCATTTCCGGGATTCCCCTCTCGTTGCTGTAGCCATCCGACGCGTCACGCAGGCCGCGCCCCCCGTGCCTTCAGGGATACCCCCAAGAGTGACACGCCGTCTTCCTGGAGGAAAGACGGAGAAAAGACT tcggcaggatccCAGCGGCACGAATCAACAGAATGAGGGAGTAGGGGTAAATGCTACAAGTGGGATTCCTCCGGTGTCACCATTAATTATGCCATGGTTCCTCAGTGCGCCCTGGGTTCCGAAGTTTGCTGGGGAGCGGCAGAAGTTTGGGGAATGGCAGACCCAGACGAGAGCCATGCTACGTGCCCAACCCCTGAATGCCCAACAGCAAGTTGACTTTGTCTTCAGCACACTAGACGGGGACGCCAGACGGGAAGCAGCCCTGCTGTCAGACGCAGATCGTCGTAACGGGGAGCGAGTCATCACAGCCCTGGAAAAAATATTTGGAGATACAGCCTCCAATGCCCAGCGACGCGGTGAGTTCTATAAATGCCGACAAGCTGCAGATGAGCGCACCAGTTCGTTTAGCCTTCGACTGCGGGAGTGCTACGCTAAGTGGCGTGCTGTTGATGGAGAGGCACACATGGATGAAGATGCTCTCCTCCGAGACCAGTTCATTCTCGGCCTCCGGGCTGGGTCTGTGAGACAAGAATTGCAGCGGCTGCTGCGAAGAGACGAGCAGCTAACCTTTCCAGCTGCCCAACGGGAGGCTCGGGCATTAGAAAGAGAGCTGGATGGGCCCTCCATTGAAACGCAAGTCCATGCTGTGCGGAACCAGGGTGGGCCTTCCCCGGCCAGGAGTGAGCGGCAGTCAGACCTGGAAGAACTTAGAGAAAGTTTGAGAACCGAACTCCGAAGTGAGCTGACAGCCCAACTGAAGACCCTCAGTAGCCAAATAGTGGAGGAACTGAGAAGCCAGACACCGTACGGACCGACCACAGTAACTCCATCAGCTACCCCCAGGGTGCACCAC GCAGTACCAATGGGACGTGCAGGGCCGCCCTGTTTGCCGAGATTGTGGCGCAGTAGGCCATGTTCAACGGTTTTGCCCCAGACGACGTCAACATCAGGGTTTTTAGCTACCCCCGTCACGGGGGAAAGAGTGACGGGGGTGAATGAGACAAACGATGGCCCATCGTCCAAACCTACTTTAATAG GTTCTCAGGTTACCCTCTTCAGTGAGAGCCTCTTCAAGAATCAGCTCCAAGACTCTGTCCTCAACACTGTCGACAAACCTGGCTGGCTGACACTGAAGGCTGCCAACGGGCTCCAGATCCCATATATCGGCTATGCCATTCTAGATTTTAAGGTAGGTGGAATACGTATTCCAAATAAAGGGGTTATCATCGTAAATGACCAGTGTTTGGGTAGCGACAGGGCAGTCCTAGGGATGAATGTCATCACTGAGTGCTGGCGAGAAGTGATGCAGGGGATTCACCCCGGGGTGGTGGCCTTCCAGGCTACAGTCGCTCCAGCAGCAGGCACACTCTGGAAGAAGGCTTTTGCAGTATGTAGACAAGTCCAACAGAAGGGACCAACTGCCTTGGGGAGGGGGGTCGCCAAACTAACTAGGCAGTCTCCTGTTGTTATTCCCCCACGAACAGAGATGATTCTGTGGTGTCAAGTAAGTGACACCATCCCTAGGACTAATTGTGCTGTGCTGATAGAACCACTGACGGAGGAGGAGGCTGGCTGGAGGGCAGCCCACACGCTTGCGGAAGTCCATGCTGGGCAGGTTCCCTTGAGGTTTTGCAACCCCAACCCTTTCCCAGTGGAGGTCCCCCAACGCCGCTCGCTGGCCACCGTAACCCAAATTTTGCCAGAGGACATTGCCGGACACAAAGATCTCGTGCTGACTCCTGGCCCCTCGGGAGAAGTGGAAGTCGGTGTCAGCACCATACTCACCAACCCCTCTGCTCTGCCATCGGTACTGGGAGAACAAGGAGTGGAGTTGGACCATGAGCAACGCCAGCGTCTCCACCAACTCCTATCGAAATGGCAGCCAATCTTTGCACAACATGACGAAGACTTTGGCCGTACTGATGCTGTGAAGCATCAGATTCCTACAGGAACGGCACCCCCTAGCCGGGAACGCTATCGACCGGTGCCACCAACACTGTATCCAGAGCTGAAGAGCTTGCTGAAAAATATGCTGGAAGGAGGAGTCATCAGGGAAAGTTCCAGTCCGTGGGCGGCTCCCATTGTACTGATTAAGAAGAAATGCGGATCGTGGCGCTTCTGCGTAGACTTCCGGAAGTTGAACTCGGTGACTCATAAAGATGCATATCCACTCCCCCGGATTGAGGAGTCGCTGACCAGTCTAAAGGGTGCCCAGTGGTACTCCACCCTAGACTTGGCCAGTGGCTATTGGCAGGTAGAGGTGGACGAGCGTGACCGGGAGAAGACGGCGTTTACCACCCCCCTAGGTCTTTTTGAGTTTGAGCGTATGCCGTTTGGCCTTTGCAACGCCCCTGCTACGTTCCAACGGCttatgcagcgctgcctggggGAGTTTTTAAATGAATCTCTTTTAATTTATCTGGACGACGTGATTATTTATTCGTCCAGTTTTGACCAGCATCTTCAAGACCTGGACAGAGTCTTCCAGCGACTACAAGACCACGGACTCAAGCTGCAGCCCCGGAAGTGCAGACTATTTCAGAAACGTGTCTCGTACCTGGGTCATATTGTAAGTGCGGAAGGAGTGGCCACCGACCCAGAGAAGACGGCTGTTGTCCAGGCATGGTTAGCACCGCAGAATGTTCGCCAGGTTCGTTCATTTCTGGGTCTGGTGGGGTATTACCGCCGTTATATTCCTGGGTTTGCCAAGATCGCTGCCCCCCTCCATGGCCTGTTGCATGGCACCACGACCACCTTTAAGACGGCTCCAATCCAGTGGACAGCAGAATGTGACCGGGCATTCCGAAGGTTGAAGGAAGCCCTGGTGAGCCCACCCATCTTAGCCTATGCCGACTTTACTAAGCCATTCCGGCTGTACACCGATGCAAGTCTGGAGGGTCTAGGGGCGGTACTGGCTCAAATCCAGGACGGCACAGAGAGAGTAATCGCTTACGCCAGTCGAAGCCTTCACTTCCGACCTTTTCAGACAGCTGTGTCTCCTCTATGGCTGCCGAACAAAGCGCACCACGGCATACCATCCACAAG CTGCGACCAGGCCAGCCTGTGTACCTCATACGTCCGGAAG GAACCAAAAGAAGGCCAGATTCCTTCTGAATTAAGTTCGGCCCAGCACCACTACAGGCTGGAAGCTCCGAGGTACAGACCCTTGGTGTTCTGGAGGACCCAGCTTCCCACGGGGACAGAAAGGACAATACCAGACCCCTCGACCCAAGCAGAGGCCCCCCGGCCAGCTGACATGACGACCAGCTCCAACCAAGCCGATGGTCTGGGAGACCACCTAGGGACTGTCACGCCACTACAACAGGGGCACCAAGAAGACTCATACCTCCCTGACCAGGCAGAAGCCCAGGAAATACGTCGCTCTCAGCGAAGCACACAGGGCACCAGGCCACTGAGGTACCAGTAG